gcagccatcagccaataataaagtgcatttgatgtacaagttattctacttgagaatggcagaaggaactccaattattcagcatctgaatgagttcaacaccatcatcaatcaattagcttcagtggggattaaatttgatgatgaagtacgtgcactgattgctctagctcaattgccaaaaagctgggaggccatgagaatagctgttagcaattcttatggcaaaacaaagatgaagtatcaagatattcgggaccatattcttagcgaggaagttcgcagaagagatacaggagaagcatcaacttccagttctgccttaaacctcgagacgagaggtagaggagctagtagaagttcaaatcggggcagatcgaagtcccgaagaggcagaagtaaatcaagatccggaaaacaagtacagtgctggaattgtggcaagattggccacttcaaaaataattgcaaggaagcaaagaagaagaatgagcatgactctgttaatgccacaacagaagagctccgagatgccttactcctttcagtcgacaaccaaattgaatcttgggtgttagattcaggagcctcgttccacactatagcacaccgagaaatcatgcagaactatgtcactggtgatttcggaaaggtgtacttagcagatggtgaagcattggaaatcgaaggcatgggagatgtaccaatcaatctgcctaatggaagtgcatggttgctacagaaggtgcgacatgttcccaagctcatgaggaacctgatttctgtaggacaacttgatgctgatgggcattcggtactatttaccggtggcacgtggaagataacaaaaggagttatggtagtagctcgaggcacaaaaacaggtactctatatatgacttcaagcactagagatactattgcaattgctgatgcaaatgccaacctatggcatcaaaggcttggtcacatgagtgagaaaggaatgaaagtactattatccaaggggaagttaccaaagttggaatcaactgatttcgacatgtgtaaaggttgcatttttgggaaacagaaaaatgttagtttcctgaaaaatggtagaactccaaaatctacaaagttggagttggtgcacacagatttgtgggggccatccccagtcgcttctcttggaggatcgcggtactatgtttcctttattgatgactcaagtaGGAAattatgggtttattttttgaaaaataaatctgacacatttgatactttcaagaagtggagagccatggttgaaaatgaaacaagcttgaagttaaaatgtctgaggtcagacaatggaggagagtacatcgacggagggttcaaagaattctatgctgcaaatgggattaaatttcagaagactattcccgggataCCGCaacagaatggcgtagctgaacgcatgaacagaactctcaacgaacgtgccagaagcatgaggctgaattcaggattgcctgaatgtttttgggctgatgcaattaacactgcagcctatttgattaatcggggaccttcagttcccttaaagttcgatctaccagaaGAAGTCtagagcggaaagaaggtaaatctttcccatttgaaagtttttggctgtttatcatatgttcacatagattctactgatcgtaacaagttagaagccaaatctagaaaatgttttttcatcggttatggtgatgaagaatttggctatcgattttgggatgataaaaaccgcaaaatcatcagaagtagaaatgtgatatttaatgagcagattctgtacaaagctaagtcacaagctaaatctgaggaacagccaaagaaacctgaggttgttgactttgatattACTCGGGttaacactgatcagaacgaggatcaagaaaatgatgatacacagatcgaacaacgtacaccactcactgttactcgaagatcttcaagaacaattaggccaccacagcggttctcaccatctctatactacatcttgctaacagatagtggtgaaccggaaagttatgatgaagctctacgaattaaagattcgatcaagtgggagaaagccatgcaagatgagatggagtcactgatatcaaatcagacatgggagctaactaaacttccaaaaggcaagaaggctttgcacaataaatgggtgtacagaattaaggaagagcataatggtagcaagcgctacaaagccagaatggtcgtgaaggggtttcaacaaaaggaatgtGTCGACTACATAGACATTTTCTCTCCaattgtaaaattgacaacgatcaggctagtgttggcaattgtggctgcagagaatctacatcttgagcagttagatgtgaagactgcattccttcatggtgatttggaggaagacatctatatgcaccagccacaaggattctcagtgaagggaaaagagaatctagtttgcaaactaaagaagagcttgtatggcctaaaacaagttccacgacaatggtaccggaagtttgacaacttcatgtgcagtaatggatttacaagactgcatgccgaccattgttgctatatgaagaactttgacaactcttatattatcctactgttgtatgtggatgatatgctcgttgcagggtcaagcatcgaggaaatcagtgaactgaagaagcagttgtcaaagcggtttgagatgaaggatttgggtgctgcaaaacaaatccttggtatgagaattattaaagataggtctaatgatactctcaaactctcgcaggaggagtatgtaaagaaggtgcttagaaggtttaacatggacaaggcgaaaccagtgagcacacccttagctagtcactttcgactaactaaggatcagtcgccaaagacggaggaaaagcaagaatgcatgaacagaataccatatgcatctgctattggtagtcttatgtacgccatggtctgtataaggccagatattgcacaagcagtgggagctgtgagcaggtacatgagtaatcctggaaagcagcattgggaagcagtcaagtggattttaagatatctacaaggctcttcagatacgtcactatgctttacaaaagcaggtttaaaactacagggatatgtagatactgatttagcaggtgacgttgacagcagaaaaagtactactggatttgtgtatacgctaggtggtacagctgtatcgtgggcttttAAGTTACaaaagattgttgctctctcaactacagaagcggaatacgttgctataactgaagcagggaaggaaatggtttggttgcagtcattcttggaagaattgggaaagaagaatgaaaaaggtattctgcatagtgatagtcagagtgctatttttcttgcaaagaatccagcctttcattccagaacaaagcacatacagttgcgataccattttatccgatctcttctcgatagtggatagctgatacttgagaagattcaaGGAACAGAGAACCCAacagacatgttcacaaaagtagttactgctgacaaactgaagctgtgtatagcttcagttggacttcgtacttaaaggcatgacttgaagttgctgtaatgattgctatgaagatatgtaaactcatttgtctccaagtgggagattgttgtagatggagacaaaatagtgaacggtgagccatgcaccgtttgcttctttggcttattaggcaccgttcggtacttttgtattgttaggcacctccccaagcatcatgcagcaaattgctgcaacgtagtgatctgctctcctataaataggagagcttaagtgtgcAGACAGAATGTGGAAGAGAGAcggaagagaggaagagagtgggtgagtagaaaaaatttttctgtaaaaattatttttatagtgaaattacagcatctgtggacgtaggcaattgccgaaccacgttaaatttcgtccttcctttatttagaatcgtctctatATCAGAACAACTCCCAACAGCTTGCACGAAGGCTTAAAGTCCTTTAATTTCGCTATGTCCAAGTTGTACGACGCGACCCTACAAACATTTCTATACACTTTGCGTCAACTAGGCAGCAGATAACTTATAATGATGCATATATAATGATGGGTCAGGTTTCTCGTTCAACAACAAAGTCCCCGTATTGATGGTTTGTATTATTATCAGTATTTTCCTTCaagaataatataatattcttaATTAGAGCCCTACACTTTCCCTCTAGATAACCCTGAGAATAGCTTTTGCTTTGTCGTCAGTGCAATGATGCCCTCGACTCGTGAATAGAATacttctaaagtaagaatgatCAGCATGCCCTCAATAATCAATGCTTGTTCGAATTgtaaataacatgtaatattggCACAGATATCATGATTCAAAAGGCTGATCAGCTATCTTGTCTAAATCATTCAAAAGAATAGATGTTGCATGTGAAATTTTGTACCGTTCCCGGTTCCTCAAGAGCTAGCATGAGCCTTAACATTTAAGATAGGTATACTTGCAGAAATGTATCAACAAGTTATGTATTATGTAATTTGGTGATCAGAGCTTACATTGACTTGAAAAAATCCAGCTGAATAGTACAGTACTTATAGAAGTAAATTTTACATTCCCCCTACAAAAAAACTGGATCTAACTCCTAAGAGACTTCCTGCTTTTCTCTGCAGTACAAGATCAACACAGACCACGTACAATTCTGCCTTCTCTAAAAGTACCATGCcaggaaaacaaaaaaggaagatCAAAGAGATTTCATTAGGATTATAAGCCTAATTATGAAGGGTCAAACCTCGAAATATTCCCGGTTATGATAAACTATAGCCTTGAGGTTTCTGTTTACAGAGAGCGGATGATTCAACGTGGTCAATGAGTCGACCACGTaaaaatcaagaacaagaaaaaacCATCCGGCAAATTAGAACCCTCACGAGAAGCTATAAGCTTTGGAAATGGCAAATGGTcccaaaaagaatgaaaaataaataaaggagagGTCCACATGGCCTGATTTCTCTTGAGAGATAAAACATGGATTATTTTTGCAAAGCAATTGATGTTAAAAGAAAGGAAGTCTTCAGTGCACGAGCTGCTCTTGGTCTACCATGTTGAATTTACATCTAATTTATAAAGCCACTCGTAGGGTTTTCACCAAGTCCTTTGCGGTCAAGTCGAAAGCATTGTCCATCTGCAAAAGAATCTGGATTAGACTAATTAATGTGCTTGGCTTTCACCAAGTTTTTTCAGTATAGCTAGATTTGCAAATAAGagtatgtttatttattttaaaaaaaaaaaaaccataaagaaatgaaaatgttgtaacagcattaaaaaaaaatgcttttatatttttgcCATATAATGAAAAGATGGAAATTAGAAACTGAAATTACCTGAGCGATTACAGTTATGTCAAGTGTAGAATTCCCAAATGGCAAGACACTGCTATTGACAACAGATAGATGAAGCTTCTCTATTTCGCCTAGTATTTTCACAACAACTCCTCTGTTTTTCTCGCAGTGAATTCGGATGAGTACATCCTTGTCTGAGATTCTTGCTTCTATTTCTGGGAGTGCTTCGTCAGATCGACCCTCAAAGTTCTCGTCACATGAAGAGGTTTCATCATCCGCTGAAAGCTGAGACTTCTTCACAAAAACAACTGATTCCACAGTCCTCTTCTTGGTCTGTTCCTCGAGCAAGATCACACGTTCTTGAAGCTCTTTCACGTACTTAATAGAATCTCCAAGGACTGAAGCTTTGTCCATCTATAAGTAAAAGGTATTAATGCAGTGTTAGTTAAAAACCATGCAtacacttaaaaagaaaaaaaaaacaaaacaaaacaaaagaagaagacaaatcTTAAGGACATGTTACCTTGAAGctaaaatgaattatttaatgGAAGGGAAACATATATACCTTCTTAAGCCCAGGAACAATGGCTGAAAGAGCTATGAACCGTTGGCTGAGCGTTTCTCTACGCTTTCTCTCTGCCATTATGTGATCTTGAGCGTTTGAATGTGTTGATCTAGTCACTGAGCTGGCCCGCTTAGTACCCTGGCTGGCTTTTGGAGCATGGTTTTGGTTCTCTACGGAACCCCTGGAAATCATAGGTACGTGTATATTTACTGGAGAAACAACCTCATGCTTCGGCTTCAAAGAAGAACCAAGATTCCTATAGAACTGCATAGGGTTGTCTGGAAGCGAATTCGGATTCCCAAATGAAAGAATATGGCCTCCGGGGGAGGAAGAAGGTTTTGGTGATTCATGCTCTGTGATGCCAGAGTTCCAAGTACTAGTGTCAATCTTTGTTTGTTTGGCTAGCCTCTCAAAGCTGTTTCGAGGTGTTTCAATGGAAGAATTACTAACGGTGGTGGTTGTGGTGGTGATGGTGTTTTCGGTATTGAAGGCAGGGTAAGAAGAATAGCTTTCTGAAGAGAGAGATTGCTGAAAGTTCTCTTGCATTGCAGTGGCGATGTAGTTCGTGGTAAATCCATCATCAATAGTACCGTTCATGTGGCATTGGTGGATGTACTCGTAATCATCCATTTCCTATAGAATTAGGACACCCCAAAAACGATTAATT
This genomic window from Carya illinoinensis cultivar Pawnee chromosome 7, C.illinoinensisPawnee_v1, whole genome shotgun sequence contains:
- the LOC122315321 gene encoding transcription factor bHLH18-like, translating into MELSSGKWLSELEMDDYEYIHQCHMNGTIDDGFTTNYIATAMQENFQQSLSSESYSSYPAFNTENTITTTTTTVSNSSIETPRNSFERLAKQTKIDTSTWNSGITEHESPKPSSSPGGHILSFGNPNSLPDNPMQFYRNLGSSLKPKHEVVSPVNIHVPMISRGSVENQNHAPKASQGTKRASSVTRSTHSNAQDHIMAERKRRETLSQRFIALSAIVPGLKKMDKASVLGDSIKYVKELQERVILLEEQTKKRTVESVVFVKKSQLSADDETSSCDENFEGRSDEALPEIEARISDKDVLIRIHCEKNRGVVVKILGEIEKLHLSVVNSSVLPFGNSTLDITVIAQMDNAFDLTAKDLVKTLRVAL